In the Sinorhizobium arboris LMG 14919 genome, one interval contains:
- a CDS encoding methylenetetrahydrofolate reductase, whose protein sequence is MSPDINPFDPGAPLDPLPGHSSRGRLERVLRRGEFAVTAELNPPDSADPHDVYERAAIFDGWVDGINAVDASGANCHMSSVGICALLTRMGYAPIMQIACRDKNRIAIQGDVLGASAMGVQNIMCLTGDGVQAGDQPGAKPVFDLDCMSLLETVRIMRDNSKFLSGRKLTTPPQVFLGAAINPFAPPYDFRPYRLAKKIEAGAQFVQSQYCFDIPMFREYMKKVRDLGLHEKCYILVGVGPMASAKTARWIRSNVPGIHIPDSIIQRLEGAQDQKKEGKRLCIDIMNEVKEIEGVSGVHVMAYRQEEYVAEIVHESGVLKGRRPWKRESAPTDALVAERLEHIREGIEENQQKMAEAAAHHPHETKP, encoded by the coding sequence ATGAGCCCGGACATCAATCCTTTCGATCCGGGCGCACCGCTCGATCCCTTGCCCGGCCATTCCTCTCGCGGGCGGTTGGAGCGTGTGCTGCGCCGCGGCGAGTTCGCGGTGACGGCCGAGCTCAATCCGCCCGACAGTGCCGATCCCCACGATGTCTACGAGCGCGCGGCAATCTTCGACGGGTGGGTGGATGGCATCAATGCGGTCGACGCATCCGGCGCCAACTGCCACATGTCCTCCGTCGGCATCTGCGCGCTCCTGACGCGCATGGGCTATGCGCCAATCATGCAGATCGCCTGCCGGGACAAGAACCGCATCGCGATCCAGGGGGACGTACTCGGCGCCTCGGCCATGGGCGTCCAGAACATCATGTGCCTGACCGGCGACGGAGTGCAGGCGGGCGATCAGCCCGGGGCCAAGCCGGTGTTCGATCTCGACTGCATGTCGCTGCTCGAGACAGTGCGCATCATGCGCGACAATTCCAAGTTCCTTTCGGGCCGCAAGCTGACGACGCCACCCCAGGTATTCCTCGGAGCGGCAATCAACCCCTTCGCCCCGCCCTATGATTTCCGCCCCTACCGCCTCGCCAAGAAGATCGAGGCCGGCGCACAATTCGTCCAGAGCCAGTATTGCTTCGACATTCCGATGTTCCGTGAATACATGAAGAAGGTGCGCGATCTCGGTCTTCACGAGAAGTGCTATATCCTGGTCGGCGTCGGGCCGATGGCTTCTGCCAAGACCGCCCGCTGGATCCGCTCCAACGTTCCGGGCATCCACATTCCGGACAGCATCATCCAACGGCTCGAGGGCGCCCAGGACCAGAAGAAGGAAGGCAAGCGGCTCTGCATCGATATTATGAACGAAGTGAAGGAGATCGAAGGCGTCTCAGGCGTCCACGTCATGGCCTATCGCCAGGAGGAATACGTCGCCGAAATCGTCCATGAATCTGGTGTCCTGAAGGGCCGCAGGCCCTGGAAGCGCGAATCCGCGCCCACCGATGCGCTGGTAGCCGAGCGGCTTGAGCATATCCGCGAAGGCATAGAGGAAAACCAGCAGAAGATGGCCGAGGCCGCCGCGCACCACCCGCATGAGACAAAGCCGTGA
- a CDS encoding methyltetrahydrofolate cobalamin methyltransferase produces MTRTIVASATREIIIGFDQPFCVIGERINPTGRKKLAAEMIEGNFDTVIKDALEQVAAGATMLDVNAGVTAVNPNETEPPLLVKTLEIVQGLVDVPLSIDSSVTAAIEAGLRVAKGRPLVNSVTGEEEKLEAILPLCKKYDVPVVAISNDETGISMDPDVRFAVAKKIVERAADYGIKPHDIVVDPLVMPIGALGSAGQQVFALLRRLREELKVNTTCGLSNISFGLPHRHGINAGFIPMVIGAGMTSAIMNPCRPQEMEAVRAANVLNGTDANCTNWIMTYRDHKPAEGGHAVAAAAAPAGAGGRRGGRAARAGVARAE; encoded by the coding sequence ATGACCCGCACCATCGTCGCCTCCGCCACCCGCGAGATCATCATCGGCTTCGACCAGCCCTTTTGCGTCATCGGAGAACGCATCAACCCGACCGGCCGTAAGAAGCTCGCCGCGGAGATGATCGAGGGCAACTTCGACACGGTTATCAAGGATGCGCTGGAGCAGGTCGCCGCCGGCGCGACGATGCTCGATGTCAATGCGGGCGTGACAGCGGTCAACCCCAACGAGACCGAACCGCCGCTCCTCGTCAAGACGCTGGAGATCGTTCAGGGCCTCGTCGACGTGCCGCTGTCGATCGACAGTTCGGTTACCGCCGCCATCGAGGCCGGCCTGCGCGTCGCGAAGGGCCGCCCGCTCGTCAACTCGGTGACCGGCGAGGAAGAAAAACTCGAGGCGATTCTGCCGCTCTGCAAGAAATATGATGTGCCGGTGGTGGCGATCTCCAATGACGAGACCGGCATTTCGATGGACCCGGACGTCCGCTTCGCGGTCGCCAAGAAGATCGTCGAGCGCGCCGCCGATTACGGCATCAAGCCGCATGACATCGTCGTCGATCCGCTGGTCATGCCGATCGGCGCGCTGGGATCTGCCGGCCAGCAGGTCTTCGCACTGCTTCGCCGCCTTCGTGAAGAGCTCAAGGTCAACACCACCTGCGGCCTCTCCAACATCTCCTTCGGCCTGCCTCACCGCCATGGCATCAATGCCGGCTTCATCCCCATGGTTATCGGCGCCGGAATGACCTCGGCGATCATGAACCCCTGCCGCCCGCAGGAGATGGAGGCGGTTCGAGCCGCAAACGTGCTTAACGGCACCGATGCCAACTGCACCAACTGGATCATGACCTATCGCGACCACAAACCGGCCGAGGGCGGCCATGCCGTCGCGGCTGCAGCGGCACCGGCGGGTGCCGGCGGGCGGCGCGGCGGACGCGCGGCGCGAGCCGGCGTCGCGCGGGCGGAGTGA